In Treponema sp. OMZ 798, the following proteins share a genomic window:
- the rpmI gene encoding 50S ribosomal protein L35, which yields MPKMKSKRAAKKRFSLTASGKVKYKQMNKGHIMTKKSQKRVRRLKKSAILSEADSMKMRKQLLPYG from the coding sequence ATGCCTAAGATGAAGAGCAAAAGAGCTGCTAAAAAGAGATTTTCTCTTACTGCAAGCGGTAAGGTAAAATACAAGCAGATGAACAAGGGTCATATTATGACTAAAAAATCTCAAAAACGTGTACGCCGTCTTAAGAAATCGGCCATTCTTTCAGAGGCTGACAGCATGAAGATGCGAAAGCAGCTATTGCCCTACGGTTAA
- the infC gene encoding translation initiation factor IF-3, with product MAEVKGLRINDQIRVREVRLIGANGEQAGIVPTIEAVKMAAEAGLDLVEVAPTAKPPVCKIIDYGKYRFQMEKKLRDSKKNQKQQMMREIRMQPKIHDHDLEFKSAHIKKFLDGGDKVKVTVRFWGRELAHTELGYEVLNKVLEKLGGEEACTLEKKPAMEGRTMSMTLSPKQKK from the coding sequence TTGGCTGAAGTAAAAGGTTTGCGGATAAATGATCAAATCCGCGTGAGAGAGGTTAGGTTAATTGGGGCTAATGGCGAACAAGCAGGTATTGTTCCCACTATTGAGGCTGTAAAAATGGCCGCAGAAGCCGGACTTGACCTTGTTGAAGTTGCGCCTACCGCGAAGCCTCCGGTTTGCAAAATAATAGATTACGGTAAATATCGATTTCAAATGGAGAAAAAGCTCCGTGACTCCAAGAAAAATCAAAAGCAGCAAATGATGAGAGAAATCAGAATGCAGCCTAAGATACACGACCATGATCTTGAGTTTAAATCCGCACATATCAAAAAATTCCTTGACGGCGGCGATAAAGTAAAGGTAACCGTGCGTTTTTGGGGACGCGAACTTGCTCATACAGAGCTCGGTTATGAAGTTTTAAACAAGGTTTTGGAAAAACTGGGGGGTGAAGAAGCCTGTACCCTCGAGAAAAAACCTGCTATGGAAGGACGGACAATGTCTATGACATTGAGTCCCAAACAAAAAAAATAA
- the rplT gene encoding 50S ribosomal protein L20, translated as MSRSTSSDRRITRRKAILKQAKGFRGRRGTNFKAARDAVRKALLHSYVGRKDKKSDMRQIWITRINAAVRAEGISYSRFIAGMNKAGIQLNRKALSNMAIEDPSAFKAVVEASKKALGV; from the coding sequence ATGTCAAGATCAACAAGCAGTGATAGAAGAATTACAAGAAGAAAAGCTATATTGAAGCAAGCCAAGGGCTTTAGAGGCCGCCGTGGTACCAACTTTAAGGCAGCCCGCGATGCAGTTCGAAAGGCCTTGCTTCACAGCTATGTAGGACGAAAAGATAAAAAAAGCGATATGAGGCAGATATGGATTACCCGTATCAATGCAGCCGTTAGAGCTGAGGGTATTTCCTATTCACGCTTTATTGCCGGAATGAACAAGGCCGGAATCCAATTAAACAGAAAGGCCCTGTCAAATATGGCAATCGAAGATCCCTCCGCTTTTAAGGCTGTCGTAGAAGCTTCAAAAAAGGCTTTAGGAGTCTAA
- a CDS encoding energy-coupling factor transporter transmembrane component T, with amino-acid sequence MSNNIVYLNSELKGYAFYTENSNDISVLAEQIRTYTSKKRTILDPRTIVFLNIVLSLITTVSSSFSANIFIFFVSLSIVCLFKMYKKAIKYTLIFFLALALPFGIRALPDLPIQFLINSVSLIAMGVQKFLPFLMAATVIFNKVDTKSLVSSLNKMKLPKSIMLGFTVAVRFLPTIKKEMIIITNSMKMRGIELGAKNVFFHPIKSLEYALVPVLFRAVSLADDMTAAALVKGAESPKTAAELFKIKFEITDYSFTLISLFVVGAAIIFDFDSVFTRLF; translated from the coding sequence ATGTCTAACAATATAGTATACTTAAACTCGGAGCTAAAAGGCTACGCTTTTTATACGGAAAATTCAAACGATATTTCGGTTCTTGCAGAGCAGATAAGAACCTACACTTCAAAAAAAAGAACTATCTTGGATCCCCGCACAATAGTATTTTTAAACATTGTGCTTTCACTTATAACTACGGTTTCTTCATCTTTTTCTGCAAATATTTTTATTTTTTTTGTGTCCTTGAGCATTGTCTGCCTTTTTAAAATGTACAAAAAGGCAATAAAATATACCTTAATATTCTTTTTAGCGCTCGCTCTTCCTTTCGGGATAAGAGCCCTGCCCGATCTGCCCATACAGTTTTTGATTAACTCCGTTTCCCTCATCGCAATGGGTGTGCAAAAATTTTTACCCTTCCTTATGGCGGCAACGGTAATTTTTAACAAGGTAGATACAAAGAGCCTCGTAAGTTCTTTAAATAAAATGAAGCTTCCTAAGAGTATAATGCTCGGCTTTACGGTTGCAGTGCGTTTTTTACCTACCATAAAAAAAGAGATGATCATAATCACAAACAGCATGAAAATGAGAGGAATCGAACTAGGGGCAAAAAACGTTTTTTTTCATCCTATTAAAAGTCTGGAGTATGCTCTCGTTCCTGTTCTTTTTCGGGCCGTATCTCTTGCGGATGACATGACGGCTGCAGCCCTCGTAAAGGGAGCCGAATCCCCAAAAACTGCTGCAGAGCTTTTTAAAATAAAATTCGAAATAACAGATTACTCCTTTACCCTGATCTCCCTTTTTGTTGTCGGTGCTGCAATAATCTTCGACTTCGATTCCGTATTTACTAGGCTCTTTTAA
- the zapA gene encoding cell division protein ZapA, translating into MSKGQLNIDVLGTSFAIQANETDEYLNRIYNHYLNVLDQVRQSSKVTDPLKLAILTGILITDELYKEEFSEQNSQDLIQKACDIEKSAMRMIEKINEVI; encoded by the coding sequence ATGAGCAAAGGACAATTAAATATAGACGTATTGGGAACTTCCTTTGCCATTCAAGCCAACGAAACCGATGAATACCTAAATCGAATTTACAATCACTATCTAAATGTTTTAGATCAAGTGAGGCAAAGTTCGAAGGTTACCGATCCTTTAAAACTTGCCATTCTTACTGGTATTTTAATTACCGATGAGCTTTACAAGGAAGAATTTTCGGAACAAAATTCGCAAGATCTTATCCAAAAAGCTTGTGACATAGAAAAATCCGCTATGCGGATGATAGAAAAAATCAATGAGGTAATATGA